From a region of the Streptomyces asoensis genome:
- a CDS encoding FAD-dependent oxidoreductase, translated as MNQDARVVGGGHGHAVVIGSSIAGLTAARALAHFMDRVTVIERDRLPRGPGRRRGLPQARHTHSLMTAARQGLEQLFPGIGEELLRAGAVHVRIPQDTLLLGPAGWLPRFDTDLSMLSTGRDLLDAAIRDRLRADPKVTFLTEHDVVALEPGPQDTVTGVWARGRDRTAPDGRTPRRLIRADFVVDASGRASRAPQWLTELGYEPPAQSLAGTPTAYATALYAPPIGHVADWKSLTLMAAPGDPRTGLLHPVEGGRWSVSLGNADGTAPPADHAELLRAAGALRSPLLHDLLAAATPLGPVYRCGPVTSRWRHYEKLRRWPDQFLVVGDAFVALDPAHGHGMTLAVHGALVLDHLLTAHGTAVGISHRLRRALAHRLAPAWRAATTAQPAPPETPAPLRARLAGGYAARIAAAATTDRHAATLLLQWQQALAPPAAALRPHALRAALRPRRDPAPTAWPPSATHGQDAARRRRPAAPAAPVIGVATVSRRTRPAGSSAHWPAPAPAGDRNRP; from the coding sequence TTGAACCAGGACGCACGTGTTGTCGGCGGGGGCCACGGCCACGCCGTGGTGATCGGTTCGAGCATCGCCGGGCTCACCGCGGCCCGCGCCCTGGCCCACTTCATGGACCGGGTCACCGTCATCGAACGCGACCGGCTGCCCCGCGGGCCCGGCCGCCGCCGGGGCCTGCCCCAGGCCCGGCACACCCACAGCCTCATGACCGCCGCCCGGCAGGGCCTGGAACAGCTCTTCCCCGGCATCGGCGAGGAACTCCTGCGCGCCGGAGCGGTCCACGTCCGCATCCCCCAGGACACCCTGCTCCTCGGCCCGGCCGGCTGGCTGCCCCGCTTCGACACCGACCTGTCGATGCTCAGCACCGGCCGCGACCTCCTCGACGCGGCGATCCGCGACCGGCTGCGCGCCGACCCCAAGGTGACCTTCCTGACCGAACACGACGTCGTCGCCCTGGAACCCGGCCCCCAGGACACCGTCACCGGCGTGTGGGCACGCGGCCGCGACCGCACCGCACCCGACGGCCGCACCCCCCGCCGCCTGATCCGCGCCGACTTCGTCGTGGACGCCTCCGGACGCGCCTCACGCGCACCCCAGTGGCTCACCGAACTCGGCTACGAACCACCCGCCCAGTCCCTCGCCGGCACCCCCACCGCCTACGCCACCGCCCTGTACGCGCCACCCATCGGCCATGTCGCCGACTGGAAGAGCCTCACGCTCATGGCCGCTCCCGGCGACCCCCGCACCGGCCTGCTCCACCCCGTCGAAGGCGGCCGCTGGTCGGTGTCGCTCGGCAACGCCGACGGCACAGCGCCGCCCGCCGACCACGCCGAACTCCTGCGCGCCGCCGGCGCCCTGCGCAGCCCGCTGCTGCACGACCTGCTGGCCGCGGCCACCCCGCTCGGCCCCGTCTACCGCTGCGGCCCGGTGACGAGCCGCTGGCGCCACTACGAGAAGCTGCGCCGCTGGCCCGACCAGTTCCTCGTCGTCGGCGACGCCTTCGTCGCCCTCGACCCCGCGCACGGCCACGGCATGACCCTCGCCGTGCACGGCGCCCTGGTCCTGGACCACCTGCTCACCGCCCACGGCACCGCCGTCGGCATCAGCCACCGCCTGCGCCGGGCCCTCGCCCACCGCCTGGCACCCGCCTGGCGCGCGGCCACCACCGCGCAACCGGCGCCCCCCGAGACGCCGGCCCCCCTGCGCGCCCGGCTGGCCGGCGGATACGCGGCACGGATCGCGGCGGCCGCGACCACCGACCGGCACGCGGCGACCCTGCTGCTGCAATGGCAGCAGGCCCTCGCCCCGCCCGCCGCCGCCCTGCGGCCCCACGCCCTGCGCGCCGCCCTGCGGCCCCGCCGCGACCCGGCCCCCACCGCATGGCCGCCCAGCGCCACCCACGGCCAGGACGCCGCCCGCAGGCGCCGCCCCGCCGCACCGGCCGCACCCGTCATCGGGGTCGCCACCGTCTCGCGCCGCACCCGGCCCGCCGGCTCCTCGGCGCACTGGCCGGCCCCGGCCCCGGCCGGCGACCGGAACCGACCGTGA